A single genomic interval of Leishmania panamensis strain MHOM/PA/94/PSC-1 chromosome 25 sequence harbors:
- a CDS encoding hypothetical protein (TriTrypDB/GeneDB-style sysID: LpmP.25.1490), giving the protein MSAQDCARPQSGTAPKEPRSPAPGSLFQRCVRKWMNVLDHLSIAFLGGPRCIKFAHVINFQKCMTLLVCSGMMWRSGNFSATAMTYTALHGSYGLCWYLKHLVFPDPRWETMVTIGGAMTSFIAVLGPYWVIAYNAIMRGTERSNVALCAATVMYAVGLVIMTGADTQKYFVLRERKGLIKDGFFARTRNPNYLGEVMIYGSFAFVSGHTSSWVILLTIWTGLFLPSMVCKDIRMSRHADWKAYAARTGLFFPRIKREPC; this is encoded by the coding sequence ATGTCCGCGCAAGACTGTGCTAGGCCTCAGTCAGGCACTGCACCGAAGGAGCCGAGGAGTCCCGCGCCGGGGTCTCTGTTTCAACGCTGTGTGCGGAAATGGATGAATGTACTTGACCACCTCTCCATCGCCTTCCTTGGTGGACCACGGTGCATTAAGTTTGCTCACGTCATCAACTTTCAAAAATGCATGACACTTTTGGTCTGCAGTGGTATGATGTGGAGGTCTGGAAACTTCTCCGCGACTGCGATGACTTACACCGCCCTGCACGGCAGCTACGGGCTCTGCTGGTACCTGAAGCACCTGGTCTTCCCGGATCCACGGTGGGAGACGATGGTGACCATCGGGGGAGCCATGACTTCCTTCATAGCGGTGCTTGGCCCTTACTGGGTTATTGCCTACAACGCCATAATGCGAGGCACAGAGCGATCGAACGTCGCTCTCTGCGCCGCGACAGTGATGTACGCTGTCGGCCTCGTCATTATGACGGGGGCAGACACCCAAAAGTACTTTGTGCTGCGAGAGCGCAAAGGTCTGATTAAGGACGGCTTCTTTGCCCGCACACGGAACCCCAACTACCTTGGTGAGGTAATGATCTACGGGTCGTTTGCCTTCGTGTCGGGTCACACGAGCTCGTGGGTGATCTTGCTGACGATCTGGACGGGTTTATTTCTTCCCTCGATGGTATGCAAGGACATCCGGATGAGTCGTCACGCTGATTGGAAGGCATACGCGGCAAGGACCGGGCTATTTTTTCCCCGTATCAAGCGAGAGCCCTGCTGA
- a CDS encoding peptide chain release factor-like protein (TriTrypDB/GeneDB-style sysID: LpmP.25.1500): MLWWTARLLFGAGGTQGGVKKLSAVKANYCDWALKENTRALIGSIHHPLVTEYLIRLHEKRVELEKWCEESVRDTKANALVNCADGSAFDSVRWNTKYRDELDVAEKVCILLRQLDENVALRDQLQSKDARSEGDDEMLDMTKEDIATLTDQLRLLEGEINAVMERRIGSDDMIGSATSVWNINVEGKAGGEEASLFAAELAEMYRTYAMEFCKWEVCPVAMDDGSEACSSNEFQVRGEGVYRNMHHEIGVHKVQRVPVTDATGKMQTSTAVFTLMPVLDPVSVDVHESDCKIDFVRGSGPGGQGMQSSSNCVVLTHKPSGISVKCHQCRSALGNKELALQMVAQQILARRVKEQNSSLHKAWQNQWSSGERSDRMRTYNYPQNRVTDHRIGKDYALSSFMERGSGLKALHDELNDISDREQMTNVLLRHIKDGFGSAV, encoded by the coding sequence ATGCTATGGTGGACGGCGCGGTTGCTGTTCGGAGCTGGCGGCACACAGGGCGGCGTCAAAAAGCTGTCTGCCGTGAAAGCCAACTATTGCGACTGGGCTCTCAAGGAGAATACACGCGCGCTGATCGGTTCCATTCACCACCCTCTCGTTACTGAGTACCTGATCCGCCTTCATGAGAAGCGGGTTGAGCTGGAAAAGTGGTGCGAGGAATCTGTGAGGGACACAAAAGCTAATGCCCTTGTCAATTGCGCGGATGGCTCTGCGTTTGACTCTGTGCGGTGGAATACCAAGTACCGTGACGAACTCGATGTCGCGGAGAAGGTGTGTATTTTGCTTCGACAGCTGGATGAGAATGTGGCACTGCGGGATCAGCTACAGTCCAAGGACGCGCGCAGTGAGGGAGATGATGAGATGCTCGACATGACCAAGGAGGACATCGCCACGCTCACGGACCAGCTCCGCTTGCTGGAGGGTGAGATTAATGCGGTGATGGAGCGCCGGATTGGGTCTGATGATATGATAGGGTCCGCAACGAGCGTTTGGAATATCAACGTTGAAGGGAAGGCTGGTGGCGAAGAGGCGAGCCTGTTTGCAGCAGAGCTGGCGGAAATGTACCGCACGTATGCGATGGAGTTCTGCAAGTGGGAGGTTTGCCCAGTGGCTATGGACGACGGCAGTGAAGCCTGCAGCTCGAACGAGTTTCAGGTTCGTGGGGAGGGAGTCTATCGAAACATGCACCACGAGATCGGCGTGCACAAGGTGCAGCGTGTACCGGTGACGGACGCCACAGGGAAGATGCAGACATCCACCGCGGTTTTCACGCTGATGCCGGTGCTGGATCCAGTGTCGGTTGATGTTCACGAGAGCGACTGCAAGATCGACTTCGTTCGCGGCTCTGGCCCCGGCGGACAAGGCATGCAGAGCAGCTCCAACTGTGTGGTGCTTACGCACAAGCCCTCTGGTATATCTGTCAAGTGTCACCAATGCCGCTCGGCTCTTGGAAACAAAGAGCTTGCATTGCAGATGGTAGCGCAGCAGATTCTGGCACGGCGTGTGAAGGAGCAGAATAGCTCTCTGCACAAAGCTTGGCAGAACCAATGGAGCAGCGGGGAGCGCTCTGACAGGATGCGAACGTACAATTACCCGCAGAATCGCGTGACGGACCACCGGATTGGGAAAGACTATGCGCTGTCCTCATTCATGGAGCGTGGCAGCGGCTTAAAGGCCCTCCACGACGAGCTCAACGACATCAGCGATCGAGAGCAGATGACGAATGTTCTTCTCAGGCACATCAAAGACGGCTTTGGTAGCGCTGTATAG